ATTTAAAGTGCGACTTGTGTGGCAATTGGTGTCGCGGGTATAACATGCAAATAACAGCGAGTGGTTTGGAGCTTGTGGAAGTAGATGTCAGGTAGGGAACGCGATTGAgagcaggtatacatataagacaAAATCGATTCGAGAAATAGAACGCTTAGAAATGACGCCCTAAACTACGTTTTACCCTGTTTGAAATTGCAACACTAAAAGtcttttcatccattttcaaTGTAACCCAATTATTGTATAACGCGACGCgggtaaagatgaaaaaaaaaatggtcaaagaaataaaaactttgCAGGACAATCGAAGGAAGTGCGAGATTTAAGGATCATAATTGTTTTTAAAAATGAGTTTAACAAATAGAACGCGATCGATTATTCCGCAACCCTTCAACTGGAAATctaaaaaagttgagaaattcTTACAGCACAATTTAATGGAGAAAACTCAAAATATCTTTGATGCGCATTATTGCGATAAATGATCTGATTTCGGCGAATGTTTTGCCAGCCAGTCAATAGAATATGTGAATTTCGTTTAATGAAAACTTACATGGTTCTGTGTCAACGTTGAACTTTACTTTTCACTCTTAAAATGAATTTGCAGGACGTATCAGATGCACAGAGCTCCAAGCTGTCGGTGAATGTGCTGCCGCTCActtctgccgctgctgccacAAACTGTACGTTAGCTAGTATTGATAAAATTGCTGAATAAAATTCGACTTGAAATTAATCGATCCTTGTAACCCCAGCGATACCTCGGAGGCGAGAGGGGAGAGAGGGAAGGGCAAAATCGAAACGagttattatttgaattttgaagacCGGATTTTCGACGTTACCAGATGGAGTTCGATCACCCttgaaattgtgaaaagtagagttatttcaatttattgcCGACTTTTTGTACCTCAGTCGGTGTGGAGAAGATTTTGAACTGATTTGTTCTTGGTTTTATGAACAGGCGGAATGTTATCCGGCAATTGTTTTCGAGAAATCGAGATAGGACCGTTACGACTGACAGAACGTCGTGAGACTTAACTCGAAACTCAACCAAGCGCTTGCGCAAATTTTTAGTCAATAACTTGGACCGCCCCCGCGATTATGGAATTGCACGCTGTAAAATTCACGATACAAATTAgagacgtatacgtatgtgcggCTAGATtattctgaatattttttttgaaattaccCTAGTTTCTAGACCTGATCTGTGAAAAATCACTcctcttgaaaaattcacattcGCAGAAAATCGTGATCAGTTTTCAACGCTTTCAGGTAGACGAAAGTTTCATCAGATTCGTCTGATTTTAAGTGACTCATCGGAGTTTTAATCGTCATTTTTAAACAATCGCTGAACAGCATGTAGAATTTTCAAGCCTTATGAACAGCAGATGTTGTAGCAGCTTTAAATTGACAAAGAAGTCTCATATATGCATTTCCGGTATCAGTGATGAATAGCAGTTAGTGGTTCTGcagcaacgaattcagacttacAACAGAGGATATTTGTAAATAAACGGCATAAttatgaaaacaaaatcatgAAGTTAATTACTTATCAGCCATGTTTCTTCTACAGAGTTCATCTTTCAGAAGAGAGTATGGTAAATTTACTGTTTGAAAAGCTACTAAGAATTTGGTACCAATTCACTAACGAGATGACAAGACGGATAGCACTACATATTCCAAACAATAGCCTCACAGGTGACTGATGACAGGATTTCTATCTGAGCAGCCTTCAGTGATGCAATACCGATTGCCTCCTTTTATCCCCAACTCTTCTATAAAATAAAGGTACAGatgatatttgaaattgtCTTGTAACTTGGTATGTATGTAGGATATACCCGTAATAATAGTCCTACATGTGCCAAGTATACTGAATGTTAATGACGGCACGCGTTGCCAACAAGCAATGAATCCGTTGACTGAACATTGGTATCTTCATTCGACAATGAAACAGCTTTTTCTATATAATCGCAACACCGgcctttaaaaaaaaatacctttcTGGTCATCTGAAAACTGCTTTTCAAACTATCCTAATTATGTCAACAACAATTATCATATTATGTTTTTACAGGTACTCGTAGATACCAAATGTTTACTGGTGGTCAGAGGATTATGAGGTCTCTGGAGTAATTACTGCGTACCAATATTATTTCACAGTTGGCCACATAGATTCGTATGTGTAGAATTCATAGTGTCAATGCACAATAATGTGATCGTGTGTAAACAGTGTTGTACATTAGTAACACAATTTCATTTGTAACGTTGATAGTCATTTTAGAGATCTGATTTCAGATTGAACTTCTGTGCATCTGATGCTATTTTCAACTACACCATGAAATAATTTGATACTAATTGTAACTCATTGGTTGGATGTTGAAGTTGATGATGATATATTTATCTCctcaaagaagagaaagaaccATGGAGTTCAGCTATAGCAAGTAATCGGCTGAAGAACAGTTCCGGTGTACAACTCTTCACAGCTTTGAACATTATGTTTCTCAGGGCGTCCTACCTTTTTTGTGACTcacatgaaaaatgaatataatcgCGTATCGTccacaaataatttatattacttcatttttcgtattttacaAACTAGCTTGGGAACAATTATCTCTTCGTGATCCTGGTTGTAACTCTTGAGTTTGTACAACActgtatgaatataaattaggaaaaatttgTATATCCGTAGAAATTTATACAAGGAATCGTGTAATGTATTTGTTTCAATGCATGATGATTTCTGGAATTATCAACTCATGCGTTTTAGTATACCTACTTGATCCATTCAAATATACAAatcatgcatatgtatatatttaaaattct
This region of Athalia rosae chromosome 7, iyAthRosa1.1, whole genome shotgun sequence genomic DNA includes:
- the LOC105691149 gene encoding uncharacterized protein LOC105691149, with the protein product MHTSQVFVVSHENNRQRGFVPTLLEIKSNVFDCGRIRCTELQAVGECAAAHFCRCCHKLVHLSEESMVNLLFEKLLRIWYQFTNEMTRRIALHIPNNSLTGD